In the Gossypium arboreum isolate Shixiya-1 chromosome 10, ASM2569848v2, whole genome shotgun sequence genome, one interval contains:
- the LOC108463875 gene encoding MACPF domain-containing protein At1g14780-like isoform X2 produces MLVINKERSRDIEGWISRMSEFLNQKSSIQGKVPSGYLNTIFDLTGDWLHDAADTKNLAFDSYFISLYHLHLTASPLVLHDSVKKSVPSHWDPEALSRFIQTYGTHIIVGMAVGGQDLLCVRQNYSSAIPPSELRGYLEDLGDVMFSDGKSPSLLQRKTRDGKQKVPEVFNHIFKSNSLQLASIAETSSKDGLTIISSKRGGNVVLRSHSNWLQTVPTKPEGILFKFVPITSLLTGIPGSGYLSHAINLYLRYKPAPEDLRYFLEFQVPRQWAPMFCELPLRHQRKKSSCPSLQFAFLGPKIQVSCAQVSSDLKPVVGLRLYLEGKKCNRLALHVQHLSSLPNMMTTSGRPCQWRGSDDYRPSDQFLEPVRWKRYSNVCTSVVKHDPNWLQEVSSGVFIVTGAQLLCTGKWAKTVLHLRLLYTHIPNCTIRKTEWAVAPETTRKANFLTNLSTTFTFTQRTVNEQQKQAPTALNSGVYPDGPPAPIRSKKLLKYMDMSEVVRGPHDAPGHWLVTAAKIVNEGGKISLQVKFALLDYP; encoded by the exons ATGTTGGTTATCAATAAGGAAAGAAGTAGAGATATTGAAGGATGGATTTCTAGG ATGTCTGAGTTTCTTAATCAGAAATCTTCTATACAAGGAAAGGTTCCTTCAGGCTATCTTAACACAATTTTTGATTTGACTGGAGACTGGCTTCATGATGCTGCAGACACCAAAAATCTTGCTTTTGATAGTTACTTTATTTCGTTATATCATTTACACCTTACAGCATCTCCACTTGTTTTACATGATAGTGTTAAGAAATCTGTTCCATCTCACTGGGATCCAGAAGCATTGTCAAG GTTCATACAGACATATGGGACGCACATAATAGTCGGAATGGCTGTTGGAGGTCAAGATTTGCTATGTGTCAGACAGAACTATTCCTCTGCAATTCCTCCTTCTGAGCTCAGGGGGTATTTGGAGGATCTTGGAGATGTTATGTTTTCAGATGGGAAAAGCCCTTCATTACTGCAGAGAAAAACAAGAGATGGCAAACAAAAG GTACCCGAGGTCTTTAACCACATATTCAAGTCAAACTCCTTGCAGCTGGCCAGCATTGCGGAAACATCAAGCAAAGAT GGACTCACTATCATTTCCTCAAAAAGGGGAGGAAATGTGGTCTTGCGTAGTCACTCCAACTGGCTCCAGACTGTACCTACTAAACCAGAAGGAATTTTGTTCAAGTTTGTACCAATCACTTCTCTTCTGACTGGGATTCCAGGAAGTGGGTATCTTAGCCATGCGATCAACTTGTATCTTCGTT ACAAGCCTGCTCCAGAGGACTTACGTTATTTCTTGGAGTTTCAAGTTCCACGACAATGGGCTCCTATGTTCTGTGAACTGCCTCTTAGGCATCAGAGGAAAAAATCTTCTTGCCCTTCCCTGCAATTCGCTTTCCTGGGTCCTAAGATACAAGTCAGCTGTGCACAG GTTTCAAGTGATCTAAAACCAGTAGTTGGTCTTCGTTTGTACTTGGAAGGAAAAAAATGCAACCGATTGGCATTACATGTGCAACATCTCTCAAGTCTTCCAAATATGATGACAACATCCGGCAGGCCATGCCAATGGCGAGGTTCAGACGACTATAGGCCCAGCGATCAATTTTTAGAGCCAGTCAGGTGGAAGAGATACTCAAATGTTTGCACATCTGTAGTTAAGCATGATCCTAACTGGTTGCAAGAAGTCTCAAGTGGTGTTTTTATTGTAACTGGTGCACAGCTTCTTTGCACAGGGAAGTGGGCAAAGACGGTTTTGCATCTCCGTCTGCTGTATACTCATATACCCAACTGCACTATCCGGAAGACTGAGTGGGCAGTTGCACCTGAAACTACTCGTAAGGCCAATTTCCTTACAAATCTTAGTACAACTTTTACTTTCACTCAACGGACAGTCAACGAACAACAAAAGCAAGCTCCAACTGCACTTAATTCAGGTGTATATCCTGATGGTCCACCTGCACCAATTCGCTCTAAAAAACTACTAAAATATATGGACATGTCTGAGGTTGTGCGTGGTCCACATGATGCTCCGGGACATTGGTTGGTAACTGCAGCCAAGATAGTCAATGAGGGTGGTAAGATTAGCTTGCAAGTAAAGTTTGCATTGTTGGACTATCCATGA
- the LOC108463875 gene encoding MACPF domain-containing protein At1g14780-like isoform X1, producing the protein MVTEESEKPIEVRAMEALGKGFDISGDFRLKYAKGARLVVLDEIDKRDIVLPGVFTIKDVSQDIRLDKGDRIRFKSDVLEFNQMSEFLNQKSSIQGKVPSGYLNTIFDLTGDWLHDAADTKNLAFDSYFISLYHLHLTASPLVLHDSVKKSVPSHWDPEALSRFIQTYGTHIIVGMAVGGQDLLCVRQNYSSAIPPSELRGYLEDLGDVMFSDGKSPSLLQRKTRDGKQKVPEVFNHIFKSNSLQLASIAETSSKDGLTIISSKRGGNVVLRSHSNWLQTVPTKPEGILFKFVPITSLLTGIPGSGYLSHAINLYLRYKPAPEDLRYFLEFQVPRQWAPMFCELPLRHQRKKSSCPSLQFAFLGPKIQVSCAQVSSDLKPVVGLRLYLEGKKCNRLALHVQHLSSLPNMMTTSGRPCQWRGSDDYRPSDQFLEPVRWKRYSNVCTSVVKHDPNWLQEVSSGVFIVTGAQLLCTGKWAKTVLHLRLLYTHIPNCTIRKTEWAVAPETTRKANFLTNLSTTFTFTQRTVNEQQKQAPTALNSGVYPDGPPAPIRSKKLLKYMDMSEVVRGPHDAPGHWLVTAAKIVNEGGKISLQVKFALLDYP; encoded by the exons atgGTGACGGAGGAAAGTGAGAAGCCAATTGAGGTTAGAGCTATGGAAGCTTTGGGAAAAGGCTTTGATATTAGCGGAGATTTCAGGTTGAAATATGCTAAAGGAGCAAGGTTGGTGGTGCTTGATGAAATCGACAAAAGAGACATTGTATTGCCTGGTGTTTTTACTATCAAAGATGTTTCTCAAGATATTCGTCTTGATAAAGGCGACCGTATTCGATTCAAATCTGATGTTCTTGAATTCAATCag ATGTCTGAGTTTCTTAATCAGAAATCTTCTATACAAGGAAAGGTTCCTTCAGGCTATCTTAACACAATTTTTGATTTGACTGGAGACTGGCTTCATGATGCTGCAGACACCAAAAATCTTGCTTTTGATAGTTACTTTATTTCGTTATATCATTTACACCTTACAGCATCTCCACTTGTTTTACATGATAGTGTTAAGAAATCTGTTCCATCTCACTGGGATCCAGAAGCATTGTCAAG GTTCATACAGACATATGGGACGCACATAATAGTCGGAATGGCTGTTGGAGGTCAAGATTTGCTATGTGTCAGACAGAACTATTCCTCTGCAATTCCTCCTTCTGAGCTCAGGGGGTATTTGGAGGATCTTGGAGATGTTATGTTTTCAGATGGGAAAAGCCCTTCATTACTGCAGAGAAAAACAAGAGATGGCAAACAAAAG GTACCCGAGGTCTTTAACCACATATTCAAGTCAAACTCCTTGCAGCTGGCCAGCATTGCGGAAACATCAAGCAAAGAT GGACTCACTATCATTTCCTCAAAAAGGGGAGGAAATGTGGTCTTGCGTAGTCACTCCAACTGGCTCCAGACTGTACCTACTAAACCAGAAGGAATTTTGTTCAAGTTTGTACCAATCACTTCTCTTCTGACTGGGATTCCAGGAAGTGGGTATCTTAGCCATGCGATCAACTTGTATCTTCGTT ACAAGCCTGCTCCAGAGGACTTACGTTATTTCTTGGAGTTTCAAGTTCCACGACAATGGGCTCCTATGTTCTGTGAACTGCCTCTTAGGCATCAGAGGAAAAAATCTTCTTGCCCTTCCCTGCAATTCGCTTTCCTGGGTCCTAAGATACAAGTCAGCTGTGCACAG GTTTCAAGTGATCTAAAACCAGTAGTTGGTCTTCGTTTGTACTTGGAAGGAAAAAAATGCAACCGATTGGCATTACATGTGCAACATCTCTCAAGTCTTCCAAATATGATGACAACATCCGGCAGGCCATGCCAATGGCGAGGTTCAGACGACTATAGGCCCAGCGATCAATTTTTAGAGCCAGTCAGGTGGAAGAGATACTCAAATGTTTGCACATCTGTAGTTAAGCATGATCCTAACTGGTTGCAAGAAGTCTCAAGTGGTGTTTTTATTGTAACTGGTGCACAGCTTCTTTGCACAGGGAAGTGGGCAAAGACGGTTTTGCATCTCCGTCTGCTGTATACTCATATACCCAACTGCACTATCCGGAAGACTGAGTGGGCAGTTGCACCTGAAACTACTCGTAAGGCCAATTTCCTTACAAATCTTAGTACAACTTTTACTTTCACTCAACGGACAGTCAACGAACAACAAAAGCAAGCTCCAACTGCACTTAATTCAGGTGTATATCCTGATGGTCCACCTGCACCAATTCGCTCTAAAAAACTACTAAAATATATGGACATGTCTGAGGTTGTGCGTGGTCCACATGATGCTCCGGGACATTGGTTGGTAACTGCAGCCAAGATAGTCAATGAGGGTGGTAAGATTAGCTTGCAAGTAAAGTTTGCATTGTTGGACTATCCATGA